The Polycladomyces zharkentensis genome contains a region encoding:
- the infA gene encoding translation initiation factor IF-1 encodes MAKEDVIEVEGTVIEPLPNAMFRVELENGHKVLAHVSGKIRMHFIRILPGDKVTVQLSPYDLTRGRITYRYK; translated from the coding sequence ATGGCCAAAGAAGATGTGATCGAGGTGGAAGGAACCGTTATCGAGCCGTTGCCCAATGCGATGTTTCGAGTGGAACTGGAGAACGGCCACAAAGTGCTGGCGCATGTTTCCGGCAAAATTCGTATGCACTTTATCCGAATCTTGCCCGGTGACAAGGTGACGGTCCAGCTCTCCCCGTACGACTTGACCCGCGGCCGCATTACGTACCGGTACAAGTAA
- a CDS encoding KOW domain-containing RNA-binding protein, with translation MTDAESRPRLGQIVRVLRGREAGTYAIIVGVEEPRFVLLADGDKRKFDRPKKKNIRHIQPTHHIAHEVADALAETGRVTNAKLRYALNQYLLHHGEEQKGE, from the coding sequence GTGACTGATGCCGAAAGTCGACCACGTCTTGGCCAGATCGTCCGCGTGCTGCGCGGTCGGGAGGCGGGGACGTATGCGATCATCGTCGGAGTGGAAGAACCGCGTTTTGTCTTGTTGGCAGACGGAGACAAAAGAAAATTCGACCGCCCGAAGAAAAAGAATATCAGGCATATCCAGCCGACCCATCACATCGCACATGAAGTGGCGGATGCGTTGGCTGAGACCGGTCGCGTCACGAACGCGAAGTTACGGTACGCCCTGAACCAATACCTGCTTCACCACGGTGAGGAGCAGAAAGGAGAGTGA
- the rpmJ gene encoding 50S ribosomal protein L36: MKVRPSVKPICEKCKVIRRKGTVMVICENPKHKQKQG, translated from the coding sequence ATGAAAGTGAGACCTTCGGTAAAACCGATTTGTGAAAAATGCAAAGTGATTCGTCGCAAAGGTACCGTGATGGTGATTTGCGAAAACCCGAAGCACAAGCAAAAACAAGGATAA
- the rpsM gene encoding 30S ribosomal protein S13: protein MARIAGVDLPREKRIEIALTYIYGIGRSTAKKILAETGINPDTRTRDLTEDEVSKLRSYIDKNLIVEGDLRREVALNIKRLIEIGCYRGIRHRRGLPVRGQRTKTNARTRKGPRRTVANKKK from the coding sequence ATGGCACGGATTGCAGGGGTAGACCTGCCGCGCGAGAAACGGATCGAAATCGCCCTGACCTACATCTACGGCATTGGACGCTCTACGGCGAAAAAAATTCTGGCGGAAACCGGCATCAACCCGGACACCCGGACGCGTGACCTCACCGAAGACGAAGTGTCCAAACTGCGGAGCTACATCGACAAAAACCTGATCGTGGAGGGGGACCTCCGCCGCGAAGTCGCGCTCAACATCAAACGCTTGATTGAGATCGGTTGTTATCGCGGAATCCGTCACCGCCGCGGATTGCCGGTGCGCGGTCAACGGACGAAAACCAACGCCCGGACTCGGAAAGGTCCGCGCCGGACGGTTGCGAACAAGAAGAAATAA
- the rpsK gene encoding 30S ribosomal protein S11, with amino-acid sequence MAKRKTTTQRVKRRVRKNIESGVAHIRSTFNNTIITITDPRGNAVAWASAGTMGFKGSRKSTPFAAQMAAESAAKQAMEQGMRTVEVLVKGPGAGREAAIRSLQAAGLEVSLIKDVTPIPHNGCRPPKRRRV; translated from the coding sequence ATGGCCAAGCGGAAAACCACCACTCAGCGCGTGAAACGTCGTGTGCGTAAAAACATTGAATCCGGTGTGGCGCACATCCGTTCGACGTTCAACAACACGATCATTACCATCACCGATCCGCGCGGCAACGCAGTGGCTTGGGCGAGCGCCGGTACGATGGGCTTCAAAGGCTCGCGCAAAAGCACCCCGTTTGCGGCGCAGATGGCTGCCGAATCAGCCGCGAAACAAGCGATGGAACAAGGGATGCGTACAGTGGAAGTATTGGTGAAAGGTCCGGGTGCGGGTCGGGAAGCGGCGATCCGTTCCTTGCAGGCGGCCGGATTGGAAGTCAGCCTGATCAAAGACGTGACGCCGATTCCGCACAACGGATGCCGTCCGCCGAAACGTCGTCGTGTCTGA